In Desulfonatronovibrio magnus, a single genomic region encodes these proteins:
- a CDS encoding flagellar protein FlaG: MNLTESPQAVDNFLSTTYNRQEVQISHRKSAQADLPPRIPANQADLSPKIADNTELSKLEHDKLVSATNSVKEYMDSMGIKLEFQVLRDGDGMQVKVLDSEGERVIRKIPADEMLKLAESIEEMLGLFVNKTL; this comes from the coding sequence ATGAACCTGACAGAATCACCTCAAGCAGTTGATAACTTTCTGTCCACAACATACAACAGACAGGAAGTACAGATAAGCCACCGGAAGTCTGCCCAGGCTGACCTTCCTCCAAGAATACCTGCTAATCAGGCTGACCTTTCTCCAAAAATAGCTGATAATACTGAATTATCGAAACTTGAACATGACAAACTTGTCAGTGCGACCAACTCGGTTAAAGAATACATGGACTCTATGGGCATAAAGCTGGAGTTTCAGGTCCTTCGAGATGGAGATGGTATGCAGGTCAAAGTTCTGGATTCGGAAGGAGAAAGGGTGATCAGAAAAATTCCAGCCGATGAAATGCTCAAACTGGCTGAATCAATTGAAGAAATGCTGGGCTTGTTTGTCAATAAGACACTATGA
- a CDS encoding NlpC/P60 family N-terminal domain-containing protein, producing MKTQSKQSGNVFRVFVLVTFCMLLLACAAREPGMVRDLKMLPQDAAEFVTDEQTLLISEDGQMEMYQDFLMKFYSPWHRNNPKFDAEQVFWGLNRFKSRTIYGENNLPLPDGWLAEMKRTSDIDNYPSMHLRAITTSNASMRVLPTHRPLFYNPSQPGEGFPFDYLQNSLVPAGTPVLITHMSQDNQWVLAETDYAAGWMRWTEIATVDQDFMQIYENGSLAGFTVDETSVLTDKGMFLFEGRVGMSLPLKSETVLSAFYDVFAPVRDKNGDAHLVTVRIGKDKMSVMPFQPTQNKMASLLNAMMGQKYGWGGLYENRDCSALLKDLFSGFGIFLPRNSRQQAQAGYFIPMQGISAQAKMDLISEHGRPWLTILYMPGHVMLYIGHDAVLDEPVIYHSMWGLRTWRPFSANHGRWIIGRTVITSLQPGKEMRDIARPEGLLLERITGMVLVAY from the coding sequence ATGAAAACTCAAAGTAAACAAAGTGGTAACGTTTTCAGAGTATTTGTTTTGGTTACTTTCTGCATGCTTTTATTGGCCTGTGCAGCGAGAGAGCCGGGGATGGTCCGAGACCTTAAGATGCTGCCTCAGGATGCTGCTGAGTTTGTTACGGATGAGCAGACTCTGCTCATTTCAGAGGATGGGCAAATGGAAATGTATCAGGACTTTCTGATGAAATTTTATTCTCCCTGGCACAGAAATAATCCCAAATTTGATGCGGAACAGGTTTTCTGGGGGCTGAACAGGTTCAAGTCCCGAACGATTTATGGAGAAAACAATCTACCACTGCCTGACGGATGGCTGGCAGAGATGAAGAGAACATCGGACATAGATAATTATCCATCAATGCATCTTCGAGCTATAACAACCTCCAATGCTTCAATGCGTGTTCTTCCAACTCATCGGCCTCTTTTTTACAATCCATCACAGCCTGGAGAAGGATTTCCCTTTGATTACCTGCAAAACTCCCTGGTTCCTGCAGGGACTCCTGTTTTGATCACTCATATGAGTCAGGACAACCAGTGGGTTCTTGCTGAGACTGACTATGCTGCAGGGTGGATGAGGTGGACAGAAATTGCCACAGTGGATCAAGACTTTATGCAGATTTATGAGAACGGTTCATTGGCTGGATTTACAGTTGATGAAACTTCTGTATTGACTGACAAAGGAATGTTCCTGTTTGAGGGCAGGGTTGGGATGAGTCTTCCACTAAAATCTGAAACAGTATTAAGCGCATTTTATGACGTATTTGCGCCAGTGCGCGATAAAAATGGAGATGCGCACTTAGTCACGGTCAGGATAGGAAAGGATAAGATGAGCGTTATGCCGTTTCAGCCTACTCAAAATAAAATGGCATCATTACTTAACGCCATGATGGGGCAGAAATATGGCTGGGGAGGACTTTATGAAAACAGAGACTGTTCTGCCTTGCTCAAAGACTTGTTTTCGGGTTTCGGTATTTTTTTGCCGAGAAACTCAAGACAACAGGCTCAAGCAGGTTATTTTATTCCCATGCAGGGGATTTCAGCACAGGCAAAAATGGATCTTATTTCTGAGCATGGCAGGCCATGGCTGACAATTTTATATATGCCCGGACACGTAATGCTATATATAGGACATGATGCAGTACTTGATGAGCCGGTTATTTATCATTCCATGTGGGGACTGCGTACCTGGAGGCCTTTTAGTGCTAACCATGGCCGGTGGATTATCGGCAGGACTGTAATTACCAGCCTGCAGCCCGGAAAGGAAATGCGAGACATTGCCAGGCCTGAGGGGCTTCTTTTAGAAAGGATTACAGGCATGGTTCTGGTGGCATACTGA